A part of Microbacterium terregens genomic DNA contains:
- a CDS encoding permease, which produces MNPGVLVLLLRPTAGQKHVIALPVVAFATVSALVLTVVGGAQSFWTWTDPEAQIYHVLAAMALVLLVVPLVTLGGAAARLSARRRDERLSTLRLLGVSPAGVVAATVAESTIVAAVGAVAGVLVHLLIVPFVGLIPFRGAALGAGSVLLPAPIGLAVVAAIVLLAAASAALGLRKVVISPLGVRTRAVTEKPHWIRAVITVIALGAAFGLISVVPGAASVLPTIVVLSVVFAIAFAVLNVIGPWAIGLQARRRLRRAQRADQLLAARTGLESPKAAWRQVSGIAMASFIAVFAGAAVAALEVMGGGSIEDVMLASDIRTGVTIVLVASFLMVAASVGVNQAAEILDRQELHRSLHRLGMPIETVELARRRAIMSPLLFTALGSALCAGVLIFPLLGVALVTAPASLITIAAVVGAGIGIVWFSTLATRPILRRAFVEG; this is translated from the coding sequence GTGAACCCCGGTGTCCTGGTGCTGCTGCTGCGGCCCACCGCGGGGCAGAAGCATGTGATCGCTCTACCGGTCGTCGCGTTCGCTACCGTCAGCGCCCTGGTACTGACCGTCGTCGGCGGCGCGCAGTCCTTCTGGACGTGGACGGACCCAGAAGCGCAGATCTACCATGTCCTGGCCGCGATGGCGCTCGTCCTGCTGGTCGTGCCGCTGGTCACGCTCGGGGGCGCCGCCGCGCGGCTGTCGGCCCGCCGACGCGATGAGCGCCTCTCCACCCTCCGGCTCCTGGGCGTCTCGCCGGCCGGCGTCGTGGCAGCAACCGTCGCCGAGTCGACCATCGTGGCCGCGGTCGGGGCAGTGGCCGGCGTCCTCGTCCACCTGCTGATCGTGCCTTTCGTCGGTCTCATCCCGTTCCGCGGTGCGGCACTGGGTGCGGGATCCGTGCTGCTGCCCGCGCCGATCGGCCTTGCGGTCGTGGCCGCGATCGTGCTGCTGGCCGCGGCCAGCGCCGCCCTCGGGCTGCGGAAAGTCGTCATCTCGCCGCTCGGCGTCCGCACCCGAGCGGTGACCGAGAAGCCCCACTGGATCCGCGCCGTCATCACGGTCATCGCGCTCGGCGCAGCGTTCGGCCTGATCTCGGTGGTTCCCGGAGCGGCGAGCGTTCTGCCGACCATCGTCGTGCTCTCCGTCGTCTTCGCGATCGCATTCGCGGTGCTCAACGTCATCGGACCGTGGGCGATCGGCCTGCAGGCGCGGCGACGACTGCGGCGCGCACAGCGGGCGGACCAGCTGCTCGCCGCCCGCACAGGCCTGGAGTCACCAAAAGCGGCGTGGCGCCAGGTGAGCGGAATCGCGATGGCGAGCTTCATCGCAGTGTTCGCCGGTGCTGCGGTCGCTGCGCTCGAGGTCATGGGCGGCGGGTCCATCGAAGATGTGATGCTTGCCTCCGACATCCGCACCGGCGTGACGATCGTCCTCGTCGCATCGTTCCTCATGGTGGCGGCCTCAGTCGGAGTGAACCAGGCAGCGGAGATCCTGGACCGTCAAGAGCTGCATCGCAGCCTGCACCGCCTGGGCATGCCGATCGAGACCGTCGAGCTCGCCCGACGCCGGGCGATCATGAGCCCGCTGCTTTTCACGGCGCTCGGGTCGGCGTTGTGCGCGGGCGTGTTGATCTTCCCGTTGCTCGGGGTCGCGCTCGTCACAGCGCCCGCCTCACTCATCACGATCGCCGCGGTCGTCGGCGCGGGCATCGGAATCGTCTGGTTCAGCACTCTCGCGACCAGGCCCATCCTCCGCCGCGCGTTCGTCGAGGGGTGA
- a CDS encoding ABC transporter ATP-binding protein, whose product MNHSVLHARGLFKSYGSTTALAGVDLTILRGESVAVMGASGSGKTTLLHVLAGITAPDQGRVVFSPAAAGPVEVTSLSETGRSKLRRENFGFVFQQGLLLPELTALENVAIALMITGRGRAESTERAASWLAALGLAGLEDRRIGELSGGQAQRVAIARAQVTGAEVVFADEPTGALDSRTSGDVMDALLWATTQQGRTLVVVTHDAEVAARCSRTLSVRDGRLVTAGIPA is encoded by the coding sequence ATGAACCACTCAGTGCTGCACGCCCGCGGACTCTTCAAGAGCTACGGATCGACGACCGCCCTCGCCGGCGTGGACCTCACCATCCTGCGCGGCGAGTCGGTGGCGGTCATGGGGGCATCCGGTTCGGGCAAGACGACTCTCCTGCACGTGCTCGCCGGCATCACCGCACCCGATCAGGGTCGCGTGGTCTTCTCCCCCGCCGCCGCCGGCCCGGTGGAGGTCACCTCGCTCAGCGAGACGGGACGATCGAAATTGCGCAGGGAGAACTTCGGGTTCGTCTTCCAGCAGGGTCTTCTCCTCCCCGAGCTGACCGCGCTCGAGAACGTCGCGATCGCGCTGATGATCACCGGACGCGGGCGCGCGGAGTCCACCGAACGCGCTGCCTCCTGGCTCGCGGCCCTCGGCCTCGCGGGGCTGGAGGACCGCCGCATCGGCGAACTTTCCGGCGGGCAGGCCCAGCGGGTCGCGATCGCACGCGCACAGGTGACGGGCGCCGAGGTCGTCTTCGCCGATGAGCCGACGGGGGCGCTCGACTCGCGCACCTCCGGGGACGTGATGGATGCGCTGCTGTGGGCGACCACCCAGCAGGGACGCACGCTCGTGGTCGTAACCCACGACGCCGAGGTCGCCGCCCGCTGCTCACGTACGCTGTCCGTGCGCGACGGTCGCCTGGTCACCGCAGGGATTCCGGCGTGA